The following nucleotide sequence is from Rhodospirillales bacterium.
TTTGTCCTTGGCTCGTTCGATAAATTCAGGGATATTTTTCTTGTCGCCGATTTGGTCGAGCATTTCAAGCACAGCCTGATTTGCACCGCCATGCGCGGGTCCCCACAGCGAGGCAATACCGGAAGAGATACAGGTAAAGGGATTGGCTTGGGATGATCCGGCCAGGCGCACGGTTGAGGTGGAAGCGTTTTGTTCGTGGTCAGCGTGCAAAATTAAAATTTTGTTCATCGCGTCGGCTAAAAGCGGATTGATTTTATAGGGTTCTGCTGGAAGACCAAAGCACATATAGAGAAAGTTTTCGGCATAGCTGAGGTCGTTGCGCGGATACATGAAGGGCTGGCCAACATTGTATTTGTAGGTCATTGCCGCCAATGTTGGAATTTTTGCAATGAGGCGGTGAGCGGAGATTTTACGTTGTTCGGGGTCCCAAATATCCAGAGAGTCGTGGTAGAAAGCCGAGAGTGCTCCGACAGTGCCGCACATAATGGCCATCGGGTGGGCATCACGGCGAAATCCGCGATAGAAATAGTTGATCTGTTCATGCACCATCGTGTGATGGGTGATGGTGCGTTCAAATTCTTCCATTTCTTTTTTATTAGGGAGGTCGCCGTAAAGCAGAGCGTGGCAGACTTCAAGGTAGCTGCTGTGTTCGGCCAGATCCTCGATGCTGTAGCCGCGATGCATGAGAATGCCTTTTTCACCATCGATAAATGTCAGGCGAGATTCGCAGCTTCCGGTTGAGGTGAATCCGGGGTCATAGGTGAAGTGACCTGTTTCGGCATAAAGTTTGCGCACATCGATCACACTCGGTCCCGTTGAACCATCAAGTACCGGTAGCTTATAGCTTTCGCCCGTCTCATCATTGGTTAGTGTGAATGTATTTTGGCTTTCAGGTTCTTTACCCATTGGGATCCCCATATTGTTTGATTGTATTGAAAATAGAATAGGCAGAATTTGCGGTTGTGCAACTGGGCATTATTGTAGAGAAGTTTTGCGATTGATCAAGCCCGATCAATCGCGTTTTGAATGCGCGCGCATGTTTCGGTTTTTCCAAGAATTTCAGTAGCATGGAAAATTGATGGCGAAACGGTGGTGCCTGTCAGTGCGGCGCGCAGCGGCATGGCGACTTTGCCCATTTTGCTCTCGCGCAGATCAGCGGCGATGGTTTTGATGGCGGATTGAATATTCTCGGATGTGAAATCGCTTAATGATTCGAGGGTGGTTTTGAGCGCTTGAAGCACGTCGAGATTGTCCTGACCCAATAACGCGCCGGCTTTTTCGTCATAATCAAACGGAGCAGTTTTGGCATAAAATGCTGATTCATCAGTGAATTGGAGTAGTGTCTTGGCACGAGACTTTAATTCATCTGCGCTTTGCATGATCCGCATCTGCGCTTGCGCATCAGGATCGATGTTGTGACGTTGTTTATAAAAAGGCATGCAAAGCTCTATAAGACGTTGTGGGTCGGATTCATTGATGTAATGGGCATTGAGGCTTTCGAGCTTATCAAAGTCAAAGCGGGCAGCAGCTTTGCCGATATGGTCAAGATTGAACCATTCGAGGGCCTGCGTATCTGAGATAATTTCATCATCGCCATGGCTCCAGCCCAGCCGTAGCAGGTAATTGCGCATGGCTTCAGGCAGGTAGCCCATTTCACGGTATTCCTCTACACTTGCAGCGCCGTGGCGTTTGGACATTTTGGTGCCATCGGGTCCGAGGATTAGCGGCAGGTGAGCGTATTGCGGCTTTTCCCAACCCAGGACATCGTAAATGACGTTCTGGCGGAAGGTGTTGTTGAGGTGGTCGTCGCCGCGAATGACATGTGTAACGCCCATATCATGATCGTCTACAACCACAGAAAGCATATAGGTCGGAGTGCCATCTGCGCGCAGGATAATGAAATCGTCCAGTTGTGTATTATTGACAGTCACTTCGCCCTGTACGTGGTCCTGAATGGTTGATTTACCTTCACGGGGGGCTTTGATGCGAATGGTCGGCTCTATGCCTTTGGGGGCATCTTCATGGCCTTTATCGCGCCATCTTCGGTCATAAAAAGTTGGTTTGCCGTCTTCGCGGGCCTTTTTTCGCATTTCTTCGAGTTCATCCTGGCTGCAGTAACAGCGATAGGCCAGGCCTTTGTCCAGCAGCTCTTCAGCGATCTCTATATGACGGTTTTTTTGTTCGTATTGAGAAACGATTTCTCCATCCCAGTCCAACTCCAGCCATTTCATGGCGTTAATCAAGGCAACGACCGCTTCTTCATTGTGGCGGGCGCGGTCTGTGTCTTCAATGCGAAACAGCATTTTGCCGCCATTTTTACGGGCGTAGAGCCAGTTAAATAGCGCGGTGCGGGCAGTGCCGATATGCATGAAACCGGTGGGAGAAGGCGGAAAACGAGTGACGATGCTCATGATGAATATGCTTGTATGCTGAGTGTTTTTCTTTAAAACCGAATTATGGTCTTAAAGCGCATTGGGGGCTCATGCAAGAGATTCGTTCATTGAACCCGTTTCCGCGGATAGTGAAAGGCTGCTCGATATGCCCGGATATCAGGGCGGCGGGACATGGATTGCTCACGGCGATTGCGGTGCAGCGCAGCGAAGCGTTTTTGTGGGGGCCTGTGTGTATAGGCTGTGGGATCATTGTTTATTTTATGTTGGAGTATGAGCCGCCGGCTTTGTTGGGGGTAGCAACGGTATTTGCGCTGTTAGGATTCTACCGCTTTGTGCGTCCTTTTGAAATTTTACGTTTCGTCTGTTTGGCTTTGTTGTGTGGTGCGTGTGGATTTAGCGCTGCGGCTTACCGTACGCAGAGTGTTTATACCCCGATTTTGCAGAAAAAAATGGCACCGGTGCAGGTGTCTGGAACGGTCGAATCTCTTGAATATTTTCCGAATGAAAAAAGCACGCGTGCTGTTTTGGGTGCTGTACGTATTGAGAAATTAGCTGAGGACGAAACGCCGAGGCGAGTGCGGATTAGCTTCAGGAATGGTGAGGGGTTAAGCGTTGGTGCGCATATTGAAGTGCTGGCAGGGCTTAATCCGCCTTCATCGCCGGTGCTTCCGGGAGGGTTTGATTTTCAACGTTATATGTTTTTCAAAGGCATTGGCGCGGTCGGGTTTGCCTATGGTACTCCGCGCCGCGTTGAGGAGAGGGGAAGCGGTGGATTGGTTGCGAGGCTTCAAGCTCTGCGCGCGCGGATTGCTTTGAACGCCATACAAAAGAACGGTGAAAATGGCGGCGTTGCGGCGGCGCTTTTGGTGGGGCAGCACACGGCGATTACTGAAAGTGATCAGGAGGCAATGCGCTGGGCGGGGTTGGCGCATATGTTAGCGATTTCGGGGCTGCATATCGGGCTGTTTTTTGGGTTTGTGTTTTTTGTTGTGCGTTTTGGGTTGGCGCTTAGCCCCCGTTTGGCGCTGCGTTATCCCATTAAGAAATATGCGGCGCTGTGTGCGATGTTTGCAGCGGTTTGCTATATGTTTTTGGCCGGAGCAGGGGTGCCGACCCAGCGGGCTGTGTTGATGACGGGAGTGGTATTTGCGGCTATTTTACTCGATCGTAGCCCGATCTCGATGCGTCTTGTGGCTTTTGCCGCGATTGTCATTTTGTTGATTGCGCCGGAAAGTTTGCTGTCGGCGAGTTTTCAGATGTCGTTTGGTGCGGTGGCCGGATTGGTGGCGTTTTATAGCGCCATTCGTCCGTTCTGGTCGGCTTTATATCGCAAGGCTGGATGGATACGCCGTGCGGGGCTGTATGTGCTTGGTGTTTCGGTTACGAGTGTGGTTGCGACGTTGGCGACGGCGGGGTTCGCGCTGTATCATTTTCAACAATTGGCTGTCTATGGCTTGCCGGCTAATATTCTGGCGATGCCGATTTTGGCTTTTGTGGTGATGCCGTTTGCGGTTTTACACTTTTTGTTGATGCCGTTTGGGATGGAAGGGATTGCGCTCAGTGTTATGGGATGGGGAATAGGTTTGATTCTGGATGTTGCGCATTTTGTTTCGGGTTTGGATCATGCGGTTTTGCATGGCAGGGTATGGGGTGGTTTTGCGTTGGCATTGTTTAGCGCAGGCTTTGTTATGCTGGTTTTGCTGAAGGGGCGTTTGCGGATCATTGCGGCGATAGCGTTTGTTTTGTGTATTATCGAGATTTTATATGTAGAACAACCAGATATACTAATTTCTTCAAATTCTAAATTAATGGCGATCCGTCAGGATAACGGGTCATTGTTGTATTCGGATCTGCAAAAAGAGCGGTTTGTGCGGGAGCAGTGGGCGCAAGGATTTGGATTGCAGAAGCAAAAAGCGCAAAAATGGCCGAAAGAGGGGCAAAACGGGAATCTGTATTGTGCAGAGGCTGGCTGCCGGTTGGAGCGGGCAGGCAGCCGTGTTGCTTTTTTGTATGATGCGCAAGGGTTTGAGGAGGAATGTTTGTGGGCGGATGTGATTATTGCGCCTGATCCGTTGCCGAAATGTGAGGGGGCGCGGGTTATTGACCGGTTTACGACATGGCGTGGCGGAGCACATGCGATTACGTTGCGCGAGGGCGATGCACCGGAGATTGTCGCGGTCGAGGATCGGCGTGGTCAAAGGCCATGGGTGGCACGGTTTCAGCAGGAATGGCTATAGATCATTGTATTAGCTGTTAAAACAGGATTAACCAGTCTGTTTTGCAGTAGCGTTATGGGCGGGTTTTCAATGATATGAGCGCATCAGGCTGACGAGCCGCCCCTGAACTTTGACCCGTTCCGGC
It contains:
- a CDS encoding glutamate--tRNA ligase encodes the protein MSIVTRFPPSPTGFMHIGTARTALFNWLYARKNGGKMLFRIEDTDRARHNEEAVVALINAMKWLELDWDGEIVSQYEQKNRHIEIAEELLDKGLAYRCYCSQDELEEMRKKAREDGKPTFYDRRWRDKGHEDAPKGIEPTIRIKAPREGKSTIQDHVQGEVTVNNTQLDDFIILRADGTPTYMLSVVVDDHDMGVTHVIRGDDHLNNTFRQNVIYDVLGWEKPQYAHLPLILGPDGTKMSKRHGAASVEEYREMGYLPEAMRNYLLRLGWSHGDDEIISDTQALEWFNLDHIGKAAARFDFDKLESLNAHYINESDPQRLIELCMPFYKQRHNIDPDAQAQMRIMQSADELKSRAKTLLQFTDESAFYAKTAPFDYDEKAGALLGQDNLDVLQALKTTLESLSDFTSENIQSAIKTIAADLRESKMGKVAMPLRAALTGTTVSPSIFHATEILGKTETCARIQNAIDRA
- a CDS encoding ComEC family competence protein, producing MQEIRSLNPFPRIVKGCSICPDIRAAGHGLLTAIAVQRSEAFLWGPVCIGCGIIVYFMLEYEPPALLGVATVFALLGFYRFVRPFEILRFVCLALLCGACGFSAAAYRTQSVYTPILQKKMAPVQVSGTVESLEYFPNEKSTRAVLGAVRIEKLAEDETPRRVRISFRNGEGLSVGAHIEVLAGLNPPSSPVLPGGFDFQRYMFFKGIGAVGFAYGTPRRVEERGSGGLVARLQALRARIALNAIQKNGENGGVAAALLVGQHTAITESDQEAMRWAGLAHMLAISGLHIGLFFGFVFFVVRFGLALSPRLALRYPIKKYAALCAMFAAVCYMFLAGAGVPTQRAVLMTGVVFAAILLDRSPISMRLVAFAAIVILLIAPESLLSASFQMSFGAVAGLVAFYSAIRPFWSALYRKAGWIRRAGLYVLGVSVTSVVATLATAGFALYHFQQLAVYGLPANILAMPILAFVVMPFAVLHFLLMPFGMEGIALSVMGWGIGLILDVAHFVSGLDHAVLHGRVWGGFALALFSAGFVMLVLLKGRLRIIAAIAFVLCIIEILYVEQPDILISSNSKLMAIRQDNGSLLYSDLQKERFVREQWAQGFGLQKQKAQKWPKEGQNGNLYCAEAGCRLERAGSRVAFLYDAQGFEEECLWADVIIAPDPLPKCEGARVIDRFTTWRGGAHAITLREGDAPEIVAVEDRRGQRPWVARFQQEWL
- a CDS encoding citrate synthase; translation: MGKEPESQNTFTLTNDETGESYKLPVLDGSTGPSVIDVRKLYAETGHFTYDPGFTSTGSCESRLTFIDGEKGILMHRGYSIEDLAEHSSYLEVCHALLYGDLPNKKEMEEFERTITHHTMVHEQINYFYRGFRRDAHPMAIMCGTVGALSAFYHDSLDIWDPEQRKISAHRLIAKIPTLAAMTYKYNVGQPFMYPRNDLSYAENFLYMCFGLPAEPYKINPLLADAMNKILILHADHEQNASTSTVRLAGSSQANPFTCISSGIASLWGPAHGGANQAVLEMLDQIGDKKNIPEFIERAKDKDDPFRLMGFGHRVYKNFDPRAGVLKKSCDDILADLGVQDPRLELAMELERIALEDDYFVSRKLFPNVDFYSGIILKAMGFPTSMFTVLFAVARTVGWIAQWKEMIEEPTLRIGRPRQLYTGPVARPYVPMDKRK